CAATCCTAGCAACATTTTTACTTGTTGCGTGCGGCAATCAAAATGAAAAGACAGAAAGCGGTTCTGATAAAATTCAGGCGATCGCAACCTTCTCGATTATCCATGATATCGTTTCTGAAATCGGCGGCGAACATGTGGATGTGCACAGTATGGTACCTATCGGAACGGACCCGCATGAATATGAACCGTTACCGGTAGACATTAAAAAAGCCACTGACGCAGATGCATTATTTTACAACGGATTAAATCTAGAAGGTGAAGAACATGGTTGGTTTTTTAAACTGGTTGACTCCGTTGGTGCAGACAAAAACAAAGTTTTCGAACTGATGGAAGGTGTTGAACCACTCTACTTAACATCTGATGATGGTTCTGAAAAAGAAGTAAATCCCCACGCCTTTCTTGACCCAATTGTTGTCATTCAAATGACGGAAAATGCAAGGGACGCATTGATTGAAGTCGATCCTGAAAATAAAGCACACTACGAAAAAAAAGCTGAACAATTATTAGAAAAACTACGTGCGCTGGACGAAGAATACAAAACAAAAATTGCCGAAATACCAGATGAACGCAGAGTACTTGTAACGAGCGAACGTGCTTATCAATATATGGCAGAGCGTTATGGATTAAAAGAAGGCTATATTTGGGAAGTGGATACTGAAGAAAACGGATCCCCCGCCCAAATTAAATCACTAGTTTCGTTCGTAAAAGAAAATAATGTTCCAGCATTATTCGTCGAAACAAATGTTGACCCTCGACCGATGGAGACTGTTTCCAATGAAACTGGCGTACCAATCGCCGCTAAACTCTTTTCAGATGAACTTGGCCGTCAAGGTGCAGATGGAAGTACAGTCATTAGCTTTTTACAATATAATATTGATACGATTTATGAGCATTTAAAGGAGTAATCCTTTATTGATCATGCAAGTTATTTTCTACACAAAACAGCACTCTCCATTGCTCTTCTTACAAGCAACGGAAAGTGCTGTTTTAATTTTTATTATAAAAATACGATAATCGCTAAGATTACTGCTAAAACAATACGATAAATCGCAAACGGCATTAGTTTCACTTTTGATATTAATGCTAAGAAAAAACGAATAGAAATGAGTGCAAATACAAACGCACTAATAAATCCTACAACATAAAAAGATAGATAGTCCATCTCCATATGTTCCCAGTTTTTTAATACAGAAACGAGACTTGCGCCCATCATAATCGGAACTGCCATGATGAATGTAAAATCTGCAGCCGTCCGGTGATTCATTCCGAATAATACCCCACCTGAAATCGTTGCTCCTGAACGCGAAAAACCTGGCCATAATGATAAACATTGTACAAGCCCAACTGTAAATGCTTGTTTATAAGTAATTTGATCCAACGTCTTCACTTTCGGATATTTCGGACCCAGTTTATCCGCAGCAATCATCAATAATGCTCCAACAATTAACGCTGCAATGACCGTTTCTACGCGGAATAAATAATCATCAATTAAGTCTTTGAACGCAAATCCTAATACAACTGCTGGTAACATCCCAACGATAACATGCATTAAATTGAATCGTTTATTCATCTTTTTGCCGTCGATTTTATACAATCCGACCAAACTAAATAATCGCTTCCAAAATACGACAACGACGGCTAGAATTGACCCTAATTGAATGACGATTTTAAATGTATTCGCTGGATATTTTCCTAGAAACTCTTGGGATTTCAACCACATATCATCCACAATAATGAGGTGACCTGTTGATGAAACCGGCGCAAACTCCGTCATTCCCTCTACAAACCCTAAAATTAACGCCTTAATTAACTCGAATAAGTCCATAACTCACTTAAGCTCTCTTTCTGCGGAATCGGATATACCAAAATATAACCAACAGACCGCTTAATCCTATTAATATATAAACAATATTTGAAAAAACATCCATATAGGTTACAATCGACTGCCAATTTTCTCCGACGGAAACACCAACCATCACGAGAATTCCATTCCATAACAAACTTCCCAGAGTCGTCAACAAAATAAATAACGGGAAATTCATATTGGACATCCCGGCAGGTATTGAAATTAAACTGCGGATAAGCGGAATTAATCGACAAAAGAAGACAGTCCACGGTCCGTATTTATCAAACCATGCATCCGCACGATGTATATCTTTGCGTGTCAGGCGTAAATACTTTCCCCATCGATCCACGATTTTTTCGAGTCGACGAACATCAATGATCAACCCGATACTATATAAAATCATAGCGCCAACGACGGAGCCTATTGTTGCGGCAATAATCACACCAACGACCGTCATATTTGAATAGGTCGTCATAAAACCGCCAAAAGTTAAAATGACTTCTGAGGGAATTGGCGGAAAAATATTCTCCAACATAATTAATAATAAGACACCAATATAACCAAATTCACTCATAAATTCAGTAATCCAATTTTCCACCTTACGCCTCCGCTGCTATTCAGTTTACTAGACATATAGTCCGCGTGCAAATCTATTTTGACATATACATGAGACGTCCTTTCGTTGAAAAAGTTTCTTATAAACATAATATCATCCAACATTAAAATTCGAACAATGTTGATTTTCGTTCCGGGCGGACGCTTTCCGTGGGGCGGGCGGTGAGCCTCCTCGGTCGCTGACGCTCCACTGCGGGGTCTCACCTGTCCCGCTAGTCCCACAGGAGTCGCCACCCTACACTACAATCAACAAAACAACAAAACTGC
This window of the Sporosarcina ureilytica genome carries:
- a CDS encoding metal ABC transporter substrate-binding protein, which translates into the protein MMKKLFKAGIVTILATFLLVACGNQNEKTESGSDKIQAIATFSIIHDIVSEIGGEHVDVHSMVPIGTDPHEYEPLPVDIKKATDADALFYNGLNLEGEEHGWFFKLVDSVGADKNKVFELMEGVEPLYLTSDDGSEKEVNPHAFLDPIVVIQMTENARDALIEVDPENKAHYEKKAEQLLEKLRALDEEYKTKIAEIPDERRVLVTSERAYQYMAERYGLKEGYIWEVDTEENGSPAQIKSLVSFVKENNVPALFVETNVDPRPMETVSNETGVPIAAKLFSDELGRQGADGSTVISFLQYNIDTIYEHLKE
- a CDS encoding undecaprenyl-diphosphate phosphatase is translated as MDLFELIKALILGFVEGMTEFAPVSSTGHLIIVDDMWLKSQEFLGKYPANTFKIVIQLGSILAVVVVFWKRLFSLVGLYKIDGKKMNKRFNLMHVIVGMLPAVVLGFAFKDLIDDYLFRVETVIAALIVGALLMIAADKLGPKYPKVKTLDQITYKQAFTVGLVQCLSLWPGFSRSGATISGGVLFGMNHRTAADFTFIMAVPIMMGASLVSVLKNWEHMEMDYLSFYVVGFISAFVFALISIRFFLALISKVKLMPFAIYRIVLAVILAIIVFL
- a CDS encoding DedA family protein; the encoded protein is MENWITEFMSEFGYIGVLLLIMLENIFPPIPSEVILTFGGFMTTYSNMTVVGVIIAATIGSVVGAMILYSIGLIIDVRRLEKIVDRWGKYLRLTRKDIHRADAWFDKYGPWTVFFCRLIPLIRSLISIPAGMSNMNFPLFILLTTLGSLLWNGILVMVGVSVGENWQSIVTYMDVFSNIVYILIGLSGLLVIFWYIRFRRKRA